A window of the Saccharomyces eubayanus strain FM1318 chromosome II, whole genome shotgun sequence genome harbors these coding sequences:
- the UTP20 gene encoding Utp20p, with the protein MAKQKQTTKSSKRYRYSSFKARIDDLKIEPARNLEKRVHDYVESSHFLASFDQWKEINLSAKFTEFTGEIERDVQTLPQILYHDEKIFNSLVSFIDMHDEFSLQPLLDLLAQFCHDLGPDFLKFYEKAIETLINLLDAAIEFESSNVFEWGFNCLAYIFKYLSKFLVKKLVLTCDLLIPLLSHTKEYLSRFSAEALSFLVRKAPVPNLSEFVRSVFGKLEGDNEQTNIYEGLLILFTESMTSTQETLHSKAKVIMGVLLQEGLAKSSTERSISLLSDIWMNISKYASIESLLPVYDVMFEKFNYSLDTTNIDRIVKVLATIIFSESGRKIPDWNSVTSLIEKLMNDENSSSLSPDNVAFLFAVFLRNSDVKTLTQFHQKLFNYALTNIADHFLEFFKSALKLNYERVLSFNGLKFLQLFLKSNWESQGKKIALFFLEIDEKPELQKIMSVTFPEELISSIRDYFVTVEEIKDSNDLFEIYWRAIIFKFSKLQDSAVITSLLARIFSAFPTPDNFTKDTVGALLRVYSKGDEALGQNLLKNILENYENYKDSLGFVSGWNQLLSNLDPSKSVTDLPPQYPELLLNLTDNLVLPDGKIRYETFELMKTLMVLQDIPVPDLLSSCMIIEQIPLTLQNARDLTIRIKNVGVEFGKTKVDKLTSSFFLKYLFGLLTVRFSPAWTGVFDTLPNVYTKDQALVWSLVLSFIKCPEENRKLDYYEPLLEDGPDAILWDSSVVRLRDTIDSFSQAWYKYSTQNTSIISTTIERRGNIVYPALIRNQALKVMLSIPQVAEAHFADIAPFVFTDFKTYKDEEDMEDGTERVITGAWMEADRNLFLKSLSKFKNIKNVHNATELHDHLMVLLGSRNTDVQKLALDALLAYKNPTLNKYRDNLRNLLDDTLFKDEITTFLTENGSQTIKGDDEKVVMPYILRIFFGRAQVPPTSGQKRSRKIAVISVLPNFKEVYINDFLTLASERLDCNYFFNNNHQIDSSKAILKTIRRMTGFINILNSALSVLRTNFPLHTTSVLQPLIYSISMAYYVLETESATEVHLRKMAANLRQQGLKCLSNIFEFVGTTFNWPVAMDSIFAVVVKPRIPHFSDENLQQPSSLLRIFLYWANNPSLYPFLYYDEFAAATALMDTISNEHVKETVISPILEAADAIIRAPVNDDRYVDLVTLICSSCLKILPSLYTKLSDSNSISIFLDLLISIIESDFIQDDDVRSHLISSLTSILKGKLRKLHENDTQKILKILKLLVYNYDCCWNDIEELYSTISSLFKTFDERNLRVSLAELFVELGRKVPELGNISKLVAELNSYSSSRLHEYDFPRILSSFKTLIEGGYKSYSEMEWLPLLFTCLYFINDKEELALRTNASHTMMRFVDFINEKPDSDEAKKSVSMLKDILLPSIRAGLRQPVEEVQSEYISVLSYMVRNAKYFTDFEDMTVLLYNGDEEADFFTNINHVQLHRRQRAIKRLGEHACQLKDNSISHYLIPMIEHYVFSDDERYRNIGNETQLAIGDLAQHMSWNQYKALLRRYISMLKSKPDQMKQAVLLIVQLSVPLRETLRTVKGEAESKFALSKFPSNLEEPTNFITQELYPTLSKILGTRDDETIIERMPIAEALVNTVLGLSNDDILNYLPSILTNICQVLRSKSEELRDAVRTTLGKISIILGAEYLVFMIKELMATLKRGSQIHVLSYTVHYILKSLQGVLKHSDLDPSSSMVVKIIMENIFGFAGEEKDSENYHTKVKEIKSNKSYDAGEILAANISLSEFGTLLSPVKALLMVRINLRNQNKLSELLRRYLLGLNHNSDAESEDILKFCHQLFQQSEVSESIQKPKRKVRAEVDEKEEFFLVNLNAKSYTINSHNSLLGSTLQKFALDLLRSVLARHRSFLTVSHLEAFIPFLRDSLLSENEGVVISTLRILVTLIKLEFSDESSEIFKNCARKVLNIIQVSPSTSSELCQMGLKFLSAFIRHTDATLKDTALSYVLGRVLPDLNEPSRQGLAFNFLKALVSKHIMLPELYDIMDTTREIMVTNHSKEIRDVSRSVYYQFLMEYDQSKGRLEKQFKFMVDNLQYPTESGRQSVMELINLIITKANPALLSRLSSSFFLALVNVSFNDDAPRCREMASVLLSTMLPKLENKDLEIVEKYVTAWLKQAENASFLNLGLRVYKIYLKSVGFEHNADLDEFAIKRIRYVLTDTSVGSKHEWDLVYSSLNTFSSYIEATEGVYKQDFKDIWDGVITCLLYPHSWVRQSAANLVHLLINNKDKLEVPLTDLEIQIIGTRILHQLGAPSIPENLANISMKTLVNICTLWKDGHTPFVMDASKENEGEPRYATAIDFMITRIGGIIRSDEHRMDSFMSKKACIQLLALFVQVLDEKEVIDEGEKILLPLYGYLETYYSRAVDEEQEELRTLANECLQILETKLPVFEFTRIYTAVKKTVLERRKERRSKRAILAVNAPQISADKKLRKHARSREKRKHEKDENGFYQRRNKRKRA; encoded by the coding sequence ATggcaaaacaaaagcaaaccACAAAATCGTCCAAGCGATATAGATATTCCTCCTTCAAGGCCAGGATCGATGACTTGAAGATTGAACCAGCTAGAAACTTGGAAAAAAGAGTTCATGATTATGTTGAATCATCACattttcttgcttcttttGATCAGTGGAAGGAAATCAATTTAAGTGCTAAATTTACGGAATTTACAGGGGAAATAGAACGTGATGTTCAAACATTACCCCAAATATTATACCACGAtgagaaaatttttaacTCTTTAGTTTCATTTATCGATATGCATGACGAGTTTTCTTTGCAGCCGCTATTGGACCTCCTAGCTCAATTCTGTCACGATTTAGGTcctgattttttgaaattttatgAGAAAGCTATCGAAACTCTAATAAATCTGTTAGATGCCGCTATAGAATTTGAGTCGTCGAATGTTTTTGAATGGGGTTTTAATTGTTTGGCTTACATTTTCAAGTACCTTTCGAAATTTTTAGTTAAGAAATTAGTATTAACTTGTGACCTTTTGATTCCATTATTATCTCATACTAAAGAGTACCTTTCAAGATTTTCAGCAGAAGCATTATCCTTTCTAGTGAGAAAGGCCCCTGTCCCCAACTTGAGTGAGTTTGTTAGATCTGTTTTTGGGAAATTAGAAGGAGATAATGAACAAACTAATATTTACGAAGGtcttttgatattattCACTGAATCCATGACATCTACTCAAGAAACGCTACACTCTAAGGCCAAGGTAATCATGGGTGTTTTGCTACAGGAAGGTTTGGCGAAATCATCTACAGAAAGATCTATTTCATTACTGTCGGATATTTGGATGAACATTAGTAAATATGCTTCCATTGAAAGTCTGCTTCCAGTCTATGATGTCATGTTTGAGAAGTTCAACTACTCGCTTGATACCACTAATATCGACAGAATAGTAAAAGTATTGGCAACGAtcattttttctgaaagtGGTAGAAAAATTCCCGATTGGAACAGCGTCACTAGcttaattgaaaaattaatgaaTGATGAAAACAGTTCTTCGCTCTCACCTGATAACGTAGCGTTCCTGTTTGCCGTGTTTCTCCGTAATAGTGATGTTAAAACTCTAACTCAATTTCACCAAAAATTGTTCAATTACGCTTTGACAAATATCGCTGACCATTTTCTCGAATTCTTTAAATCTGCATTAAAACTAAACTATGAAAGAGTGCTTTCATTTAAtggtttgaaatttttgcaGCTATTTTTAAAGTCAAACTGGGAATCacaaggaaagaaaatcgCACTGTTCTTTTTAGAAATAGATGAAAAGCCtgaacttcaaaaaataatgagcGTTACTTTCCCAGAAGAGCTCATTTCATCCATCAGAGATTATTTCGTCACCgtagaagaaattaaagacTCAAATgatctttttgaaatatattgGAGAGccatcattttcaaattctcaAAATTACAAGATTCAGCTGTTATCACCTCTTTACTTGCAcgtattttttcagcatttCCAACCCCAGACAACTTCACCAAAGATACAGTTGGTGCCCTATTGAGAGTGTATTCCAAGGGAGACGAAGCTCTAGGACAAAACttattaaaaaatattttggagAATTACGAAAACTATAAGGACAGTTTAGGCTTTGTGAGCGGATGGAATCAGTTATTAAGTAATCTCGACCCTTCAAAAAGCGTAACAGACCTACCCCCACAGTATCCAGAGCTACTGTTAAACCTAACAGACAATCTGGTCTTACCCGATGGGAAAATCCGTTACGAAACTTTCgaattgatgaaaacatTAATGGTTTTACAGGATATACCAGTACCtgatcttctttcttcatgTATGATTATCGAGCAAATACCTCTTACGTTACAAAACGCCAGGGATTTGACAATCAGAATTAAGAATGTTGGTGTTGAGTTTGGAAAGACTAAGGTAGATAAACTAACGTCctccttttttcttaagtACTTGTTCGGTCTTTTAACTGTTAGGTTTTCTCCTGCTTGGACCGGTGTTTTTGATACCCTCCCTAATGTTTACACAAAAGACCAGGCTCTCGTTTGGAGCCTTGTTTTATCGTTTATCAAATGTCctgaagaaaatagaaagTTGGACTACTACGAGCCTCTACTTGAAGACGGCCCAGACGCAATTTTGTGGGACTCTAGTGTAGTAAGATTAAGAGATACTATTGATTCGTTCTCGCAAGCTTGGTACAAATATTCTACCCAGAATACAAGCATCATAAGTACGACTATTGAAAGACGGGGGAATATCGTTTACCCAGCCTTAATCAGAAATCAAGCTCTTAAAGTTATGCTATCCATTCCCCAAGTTGCTGAAGCGCACTTTGCTGATATCGCAccttttgttttcactgATTTCAAGACCTAtaaggatgaagaagacatggAAGATGGTACTGAACGTGTTATTACTGGCGCATGGATGGAAGCGGATAGGAACTTGTTTTTAAAAAGTTTaagcaaattcaaaaacataaaGAATGTTCACAACGCAACCGAGTTACACGACCATTTGATGGTGCTACTAGGCAGTCGTAATACGGATGTTCAGAAGCTTGCATTAGACGCTCTCCTCGCTTACAAGAATCCGACTTTAAATAAGTACAGGGACAATCTAAGGAATTTGTTAGATGATACTCTATTTAAAGACGAAATCACAACGTTTCTAACAGAGAATGGATCTCAAACTATCAAGGGCGATGATGAGAAGGTAGTCATGCCTTATATTCTTaggattttctttggtcGAGCGCAAGTTCCTCCTACCAGCGGACAGAAACGAAGCCGTAAAATTGCCGTAATTTCTGTTTTGCCAAACTTCAAAGAAGTTTATATCAATGACTTTTTAACTTTGGCTAGTGAAAGGTTGGATTGTAActactttttcaacaacaaTCATCAAATAGATAGCTCGAAGGCCATTTTAAAAACTATTAGACGCATGACTGGTTTTATTAACATTTTGAATTCTGCACTATCTGTTTTGAGAACGAATTTCCCATTACATACTACATCAGTGTTACAGCCATTAATCTACTCGATTTCTATGGCATATTACGTTTTGGAGACTGAGAGCGCAACAGAGGTACatttaagaaaaatggcAGCAAATTTAAGGCAGCAAGGTCTAAAATGTTTAAGCAATATCTTCGAATTTGTTGGTACTACGTTTAATTGGCCTGTAGCTATGGACAGTAtttttgctgttgttgttaaaCCACGTATTCCACATTTTTCCGATGAGAATTTACAACaaccttcttctttgctacgaattttcctttattggGCAAATAATCCCTCCTTGTACCCATTTTTGTACTACGATGAATTTGCAGCTGCTACAGCATTGATGGACACCATCTCAAACGAACACGTCAAGGAGACTGTCATTAGCCCCATTCTCGAAGCAGCGGATGCAATTATTAGGGCACCAGTAAATGACGATCGTTACGTGGATTTGGTAACTCTGATTTGCTCATCTTGTCTGAAAATACTTCCTTCGTTATACACTAAACTTTCTGACTCCAACTCAATTTCTATATTCCTGGACTTACTAATCAGTATTATTGAGTCGGACTTCATtcaagatgatgatgttaGAAGTCATTTAATTAGCTCATTAACATCCATACTGAAAGGAAAGCTAAGAAAATTGCACGAAAACGATACACAGAAAATTCTGAAGATATTAAAACTTTTAGTGTATAACTACGATTGTTGTTGGAATGATATCGAAGAGCTCTATAGCACCATATCCTCTTTGTTCAAAACTTTCGATGAGCGGAACCTGAGAGTTTCATTGGCAGAGCTCTTCGTGGAACTTGGCAGAAAAGTGCCAGAATTAGGGAATATTTCGAAGTTAGTTGCCGAACTAAATTCGTATTCTTCATCTCGTTTGCATGAGTATGATTTCCCTAGGATTTTATCCTCCTTCAAAACGCTTATTGAAGGTGGCTATAAATCTTATAGTGAGATGGAGTGGTTGCCTCTTTTGTTTACctgtttatattttatcaaCGATAAGGAAGAGCTTGCGCTGAGAACAAACGCATCGCACACTATGATGAGATTTGttgatttcattaatgAGAAGCCTGATTCTGATGAAGCCAAAAAATCAGTTTCTATGTTAAAAGATATCCTTTTACCCAGCATAAGGGCTGGTTTAAGACAAcctgttgaagaagttcaGAGTGAATACATATCAGTTCTATCATATATGGTAAGAAATGCCAAATATTTCACAGACTTCGAAGATATGACCGTTTTGCTTTATAatggtgatgaagaagcGGATTTCTTTACAAACATCAATCATGTTCAATTACATCGTCGTCAAAGAGCCATCAAAAGGTTAGGAGAACATGCGTGCCAACTCAAAGATAACAGTATATCCCACTATTTAATTCCAATGATTGAACATTATGTATTTTCAGATGACGAAAGGTATAGAAACATTGGGAATGAAACACAACTAGCAATTGGAGATTTGGCACAACACATGAGCTGGAACCAGTACAAAGCTCTTCTTAGAAGATACATTTCTATGCTGAAGAGCAAACCCGACCAAATGAAGCAAGCTGTACTATTAATTGTTCAACTTTCAGTTCCGTTAAGGGAAACTCTTCGTACTGTAAAAGGTGAGGCTGAGTCAAAGTTTGCTTTGAGCAAATTTCCTTCTAACTTGGAGGAGCCCACTAATTTTATTACGCAAGAATTGTACCCtactctttcaaagattttagGAACAAGAGACGATGAAACCATTATTGAAAGGATGCCTATTGCTGAGGCCCTGGTCAATACTGTATTGGGGCTTTCAAATGATGACATTCTCAATTATCTTCCAAGCATTTTAACAAATATTTGCCAAGTTCTAAGAAGTAAATCCGAAGAATTAAGGGACGCTGTGAGAACTACCCTGGGTAAAATCAGTATTATTCTGGGTGCGGAGTATCTTGTTTTTATGATAAAGGAGTTAATGGCCACGCTAAAACGTGGTTCTCAAATTCACGTATTGAGTTACACTGTCCACTACATATTAAAGAGTTTGCAAGGAGTTTTAAAACATTCTGACCTGGATCCATCTTCCAGCATGGTTGTTAAGATCATCATGGAGaatatttttggtttcgctggtgaagaaaaagattcTGAGAATTACCACACAAAAGTGAAAGAAATTAAGAGTAATAAAAGTTACGATGCCGGTGAAATTCTAGCTGCAAATATCAGCCTGTCAGAGTTTGGTACATTACTTTCCCCTGTGAAGGCTTTATTGATGGTCAGAATTAATTtgagaaatcaaaataaactGAGCGAGTTATTGAGACGATACTTGCTGGGTTTGAATCATAACAGTGATGCAGAGTCAGAAGATATTCTCAAGTTCTGTCACCAACTTTTCCAGCAGTCAGAGGTGAGTGAATCTATACAGAAACCGAAGAGGAAAGTAAGAGCAGAAGTGGACGAAAAAGAGGAATTTTTCTTAGTGAATTTGAACGCGAAGTCATATACCATCAATTCACACAATTCTCTCTTAGGTAGCACTTTACAAAAATTTGCTTTAGATTTGCTAAGAAGCGTACTAGCAAGACATCGCTCCTTTTTGACCGTGTCCCACTTAGAGGCCTTTATCCCATTTTTGAGAGATTCGTTACtttcagaaaatgaagGTGTGGTAATTAGCACCTTGCGTATTTTGGTCACATTAATCAAATTGGAATTTTCTGATGAGTCTAGCGAAATCTTCAAGAACTGCGCCAGAAAGGTATTAAACATTATTCAGGTTTCTCCGTCCACTTCAAGTGAATTATGCCAAATGGGTTTGAAATTCCTTTCTGCTTTCATACGTCACACTGATGCAACATTGAAGGATACTGCCTTGAGTTACGTTTTAGGAAGAGTCTTGCCAGATTTGAACGAACCAAGCAGACAAGGTCTTGCCTTCAATTTCCTTAAAGCACTTGTTTCAAAGCACATTATGCTACCAGAACTTTATGATATCATGGATACCACAAGAGAAATCATGGTCACgaatcattcaaaagaaattaggGATGTTTCTAGAAGTGTCTACTATCAATTTTTGATGGAATACGATCAAAGCAAGGGCCGTTTAGAAAAGCAGTTTAAGTTCATGGTGGACAATTTACAATATCCTACAGAATCCGGTCGTCAATCGGTAATGGAGTTGATTAATTTGATTATCACAAAAGCAAATCCTGCTTTGTTGTCAAGACTATCatcttcgttttttttggcattAGTCAACGTCTCCTTCAACGATGATGCGCCAAGATGTCGTGAAATGGCTTCAGTTCTACTTTCTACAATGCTTCcaaaacttgaaaataaagacTTAGAAATCGTTGAAAAATACGTAACAGCCTGGTTAAAGCAAGCAGAGAATGCGTCGTTCTTGAACCTCGGGCTAAGGGTTTATAagatttatttgaaaagtgtTGGATTTGAGCATAATGCTGACCTAGACGAATTTGCTATTAAGCGTATAAGATATGTGCTAACCGATACATCTGTAGGATCAAAACATGAATGGGACTTGGTGTACTCAAGTCTGAACACATTCTCGTCCTATATAGAAGCGACAGAGGGCGTGTACAAGcaagatttcaaagacataTGGGATGGTGTCATCACATGTTTGTTGTATCCACACTCTTGGGTCCGTCAATCTGCGGCAAACCTCGTTCACTTGttaataaacaataaagataaGCTGGAGGTACCATTGACCGATTTGGAAATTCAAATTATCGGCACAagaattcttcatcaactAGGTGCACCTTCTATCCCAGAGAACCTTGCTAatatttcaatgaaaacgTTGGTTAATATTTGTACCCTATGGAAAGATGGCCACACGCCATTCGTTATGGATGCTTCgaaggaaaatgaaggaGAGCCCAGGTACGCTACCGCGATTGATTTTATGATCACTCGAATCGGTGGTATTATTAGATCAGATGAGCACCGTATGGATTCGTTTATGTCTAAGAAGGCATGCATTCAACTACTGGCCTTATTCGTTCAAGTCCTAGACGAAAAGGAAGTAATCGATGAAGGTGAAAAGATATTATTACCTTTATATGGTTACTTAGAGACTTACTATTCAAGGGCAGTTGAtgaagagcaagaagaacTACGCACTCTTGCCAACGAATGTTTACAAATTTTAGAAACTAAACTACCAGTTTTTGAGTTCACAAGAATATACACTGCTGTCAAAAAGACAGTAttagaaagaagaaaggaaagaagatCCAAGAGGGCGATTTTAGCTGTTAACGCTCCACAAATTTCCGCTGATAAAAAGTTAAGAAAACATGCAAGATCcagagaaaagagaaaacatGAAAAGGATGAAAACGGATTTTACCAAAGACGTaacaagaggaagaggGCATAA
- the HTA2 gene encoding histone H2A — protein MSGGKGGKAGSAAKASQSRSAKAGLTFPVGRVHRLLRRGNYAQRIGSGAPVYLTAVLEYLAAEILELAGNAARDNKKTRIIPRHLQLAIRNDDELNKLLGNVTIAQGGVLPNIHQNLLPKKSAKATKASQEL, from the coding sequence atgTCCGGTGGTAAAGGTGGTAAAGCTGGTTCAGCTGCTAAGGCTTCTCAATCTAGATCTGCTAAGGCTGGTCTAACATTCCCAGTCGGTAGAGTGCATAGATTACTAAGAAGAGGTAACTACGCCCAAAGAATTGGTTCTGGTGCTCCAGTCTACTTGACTGCTGTCCTAGAATATTTGGCTGCCGAAATCTTAGAATTGGCTGGTAATGCCGCTAGAGATAACAAAAAGACCAGAATCATCCCAAGACATTTACAATTGGCCATCAGAAATGATGACGAATTGAACAAGTTGTTAGGTAACGTTACCATTGCTCAAGGTGGTGTCTTGCCAAACATTCACCAAAACTTGTTGCCAAAGAAGTCTGCCAAGGCTACCAAAGCTTCTCAAGAACTATAA
- the HTB2 gene encoding histone H2B encodes MSSAAEKKPASKAPAEKKPAAKKTSTSTDGKKRTKARKETYSSYIYKVLKQTHPDTGISQKSMSILNSFVNDIFERIATEASKLAAYNKKSTISAREIQTAVRLILPGELAKHAVSEGTRAVTKYSSSTQA; translated from the coding sequence ATGTCCTCTGCTGCCGAAAAGAAACCTGCCTCCAAAGCTCCAGCTGAAAAAAAGCCAGCTGCCAAGAAAACTTCTACTTCTACCGATGGTAAGAAGAGAACTAAGGCTAGAAAGGAAACTTACTCCTCTTACATTTACAAAGTTTTGAAGCAAACTCACCCAGACACTGgtatttctcaaaaatCCATGTCTATTTTAAACTCCTTTGTTAACGatatctttgaaagaattgcTACCGAAGCTTCTAAATTGGCTGCTTACAACAAGAAGTCTACTATTTCTGCCAGAGAAATTCAAACCGCTGTAAGATTGATCTTACCAGGTGAACTGGCTAAACATGCTGTTTCTGAAGGTACTAGAGCTGTTACCAAATACTCTTCCTCTACTCAAGCTTAA
- the ECM15 gene encoding Ecm15p, giving the protein MAKIFCLADVCMVPVGTNSASISDFVALIEKKIRESPLKSTLHSAGTTIEGPWDEVMGLIGEIHEYGHEKGYVRVHTDIRVGTRNDKHQTAQDKIDVVLKKISQ; this is encoded by the coding sequence ATGGCCAAGATCTTTTGTTTAGCTGATGTTTGTATGGTACCTGTTGGTACCAATTCTGCCAGTATATCTGACTTTGTTGCgttaattgaaaaaaagataagaGAAAGTCCATTAAAAAGTACTTTACACAGTGCCGGTACCACAATCGAAGGGCCTTGGGATGAAGTGATGGGTTTGATCGGTGAAATTCATGAATACGGTCATGAAAAGGGGTACGTCAGAGTTCACACTGATATTCGTGTTGGAACTAGAAATGATAAACATCAGACTGCCCAAGATAAAATCGATGTTGttttaaaaaagatatCTCAATGA